A part of Marinihelvus fidelis genomic DNA contains:
- a CDS encoding 3-ketoacyl-ACP reductase FabG2 — protein MTEDNRQAVLVTGSSRGIGRAIALDLAGHGYDPVVHCLGNRDAADAVAADCAALGASARVLQFDVGDRDAARQVLEADIEAHGMYYGVVLNSGIARDGAFPMLSGEDWDAVVDTNLGGFYNVLHPLIMPFVRTRKPGRIITLSSVSGLIGNRGQVNYSASKAGIIGATKALAVELASRRITVNCVAPGVIETDMTRDAPMDEILKACPAGRAGAPEEVAELVRFLLSPGAAYITRQVIGVNGGLC, from the coding sequence ATGACCGAAGACAACCGCCAAGCCGTTCTGGTGACCGGCTCCAGCCGGGGCATTGGCCGCGCCATCGCGCTGGACCTGGCCGGCCATGGCTATGACCCGGTGGTGCACTGCCTGGGCAACCGCGACGCCGCCGATGCCGTGGCCGCCGACTGCGCCGCACTGGGTGCCTCCGCGCGGGTGCTGCAGTTTGACGTGGGTGACCGTGATGCCGCGCGCCAGGTGCTGGAAGCCGACATCGAGGCCCACGGCATGTACTACGGCGTGGTGCTGAATTCCGGCATCGCCCGCGACGGCGCCTTCCCCATGCTCAGCGGCGAGGACTGGGACGCCGTGGTCGATACCAACCTGGGTGGGTTCTACAACGTGCTGCATCCATTGATCATGCCCTTCGTGCGGACGCGCAAGCCGGGCCGTATCATCACGCTGTCGTCGGTTTCCGGGCTGATCGGCAACCGCGGCCAGGTGAACTACAGCGCCTCGAAGGCCGGCATCATCGGCGCTACCAAGGCGCTGGCCGTGGAACTGGCCAGCCGCCGCATCACCGTCAACTGCGTCGCGCCCGGCGTGATTGAAACCGATATGACCCGGGACGCGCCGATGGACGAAATCCTCAAGGCCTGCCCCGCGGGCCGCGCGGGTGCGCCCGAAGAAGTCGCCGAACTGGTGCGCTTCCTGCTCAGCCCCGGCGCCGCTTACATCACCCGCCAGGTGATTGGCGTGAACGGGGGGCTGTGCTGA
- a CDS encoding ApeP family dehydratase translates to MKPRDFLPLRGRILMIDEILDVRRGYARTRVTADGDRPFYDPDRGWPAWVLIELFAQSVGIVAGHDARVDGDPEPRGLLLGTRRFEASRSWIEAGTVLEIEVEEAFMDPGGMAAYDGRLLNHDIEAGCRVTLYRQPPETA, encoded by the coding sequence GTGAAGCCACGCGATTTCCTGCCGCTGCGCGGTCGCATCCTGATGATCGACGAGATCCTCGACGTGCGCCGGGGCTATGCCCGAACGCGGGTAACGGCCGACGGCGACAGGCCGTTCTATGACCCCGACCGGGGTTGGCCGGCCTGGGTGCTCATCGAGCTGTTCGCGCAGAGCGTGGGTATCGTTGCCGGCCATGACGCCCGGGTGGATGGTGATCCGGAGCCGCGCGGGCTGCTGCTGGGCACGCGTCGCTTCGAGGCCAGCCGGTCATGGATCGAAGCCGGCACGGTGCTGGAGATCGAGGTCGAGGAAGCCTTCATGGACCCCGGTGGCATGGCGGCGTACGATGGCCGCCTGCTCAACCACGATATCGAGGCCGGCTGCCGCGTCACCCTGTACCGGCAGCCCCCGGAGACCGCATGA
- a CDS encoding glycosyltransferase family 2 protein, whose amino-acid sequence MTYRYAIVVPHYNHAALFEKLAPRLLDTGLPLIVVDDGSDAEQRQAIVALGKNLGFHVALHEENQGKGGAVMTGLRVALDRGYSHALQVDADGQHDLGDIGTLLATSAEAPEAMICGRPVFGDDIPASRRWGRKLTNGLVVLETWSRQVPDAMCGFRVYPLARVVPLLDRHRPGRRMDFDVEVLVLASWAGLPMRFVPTRVVYPEDGVSHFHYLRDNVVMTLAHTRLVIGMLLRSPMLAWRRLRGQP is encoded by the coding sequence ATGACCTACCGCTACGCCATCGTCGTGCCGCACTACAACCACGCGGCGCTGTTTGAAAAGCTGGCGCCGCGCCTGCTGGACACTGGCCTGCCATTGATCGTTGTCGATGACGGTAGTGACGCTGAACAGCGCCAGGCGATTGTCGCCCTGGGCAAAAACCTGGGTTTTCACGTGGCGCTGCACGAAGAGAACCAGGGCAAGGGCGGGGCCGTGATGACCGGTCTGCGGGTCGCGCTGGACCGGGGCTACAGCCATGCACTGCAGGTCGATGCCGACGGCCAGCATGACCTGGGCGATATCGGCACGCTGCTGGCCACCAGCGCGGAGGCGCCGGAGGCGATGATCTGCGGCCGGCCGGTGTTTGGTGACGATATCCCGGCGTCCCGGCGCTGGGGCCGCAAGCTGACCAACGGCCTGGTGGTGCTGGAAACCTGGTCGCGCCAGGTGCCCGACGCCATGTGCGGCTTTCGCGTGTATCCGCTGGCCCGGGTGGTGCCGCTGCTGGACCGCCACCGGCCCGGCCGGCGCATGGACTTCGACGTCGAGGTACTGGTGCTGGCCAGCTGGGCGGGGCTGCCAATGCGCTTTGTGCCCACCCGCGTGGTCTATCCGGAAGACGGCGTCTCCCACTTCCATTACCTGCGTGACAACGTGGTCATGACGCTGGCCCACACCCGGCTGGTGATCGGCATGCTGCTGCGATCGCCGATGCTGGCCTGGCGGCGGCTGCGGGGACAGCCGTGA
- a CDS encoding 3-hydroxyacyl-ACP dehydratase FabZ family protein, protein MTDSTRTVNPLWPLGDGWPIVCGAEPGGADDVVLALRVDPGNTWFEGHFPGNPVLPGVVQLHWAVAFARAAWPVLGGAPRVDNLKFRQPVLPGSELTLRLQRVGGAGAVAVRFGFDGPDGPCSSGKVGFS, encoded by the coding sequence ATGACTGATTCGACCCGAACGGTGAACCCGCTGTGGCCGCTCGGCGATGGCTGGCCCATTGTTTGCGGCGCCGAACCGGGTGGCGCGGATGATGTGGTGCTGGCACTGCGGGTCGACCCCGGAAACACGTGGTTCGAGGGCCATTTCCCGGGTAACCCGGTGCTGCCCGGCGTGGTCCAGCTGCACTGGGCGGTGGCGTTCGCACGCGCGGCCTGGCCCGTGCTGGGCGGCGCGCCGCGGGTGGATAACCTCAAGTTTCGCCAGCCCGTGCTGCCCGGCAGCGAGCTCACCCTGCGCCTGCAGCGTGTCGGTGGGGCCGGCGCGGTGGCCGTGCGGTTCGGTTTCGACGGCCCCGACGGCCCGTGTTCCAGTGGCAAGGTGGGTTTTTCATGA